A DNA window from Aminipila luticellarii contains the following coding sequences:
- the larB gene encoding nickel pincer cofactor biosynthesis protein LarB, protein MERKHIEQLLENVAAGKLKVKDAVSKLETLPFEDIGFASIDNHRNIRSGYPEVIFCQGKTCEQVAEIMLKLSKDNNNVMGTRADKQQYEAVKEVLPDAVYFKEARIILFSRNPRIKEKGYIAVVSAGTADIPVAEEAALTAEILGNTVERVYDVGVAGIHRLFAKLDLIRSANVVIVVAGMEGALASVVGGMVDRPVVAVPTSIGYGSNLGGLSALLSMLNSCANGVGVVNIDNGFGAGYLAAIINRQK, encoded by the coding sequence ATGGAAAGAAAACACATAGAACAACTTTTAGAAAATGTAGCCGCTGGTAAATTAAAAGTAAAAGATGCTGTCAGTAAGCTGGAAACGCTGCCTTTTGAAGATATAGGATTTGCCAGCATTGATAATCACAGAAATATCAGATCCGGGTATCCTGAGGTGATCTTTTGTCAGGGCAAAACTTGTGAACAGGTAGCAGAAATTATGCTGAAGCTTTCAAAAGATAATAATAATGTTATGGGAACAAGAGCAGATAAACAGCAGTATGAGGCAGTAAAGGAAGTGCTTCCTGATGCTGTTTATTTCAAGGAGGCAAGAATCATTTTATTCAGCAGAAATCCGCGAATCAAGGAAAAAGGATATATTGCGGTAGTTTCTGCGGGCACAGCGGATATTCCGGTCGCTGAAGAAGCGGCTTTGACTGCTGAGATTCTGGGGAATACAGTGGAGCGCGTCTATGATGTGGGTGTGGCTGGTATACATCGGCTTTTTGCCAAATTAGATCTCATAAGGAGTGCAAATGTGGTTATTGTGGTAGCAGGTATGGAGGGAGCATTGGCAAGCGTTGTGGGCGGAATGGTGGACAGGCCTGTTGTGGCAGTTCCTACAAGTATCGGGTATGGATCTAATCTGGGAGGATTATCCGCGCTGCTCTCTATGCTTAACAGCTGTGCAAACGGTGTAGGTGTTGTAAACATAGATAATGGCTTTGGAGCAGGATATCTGGCGGCAATTATAAACAGGCAAAAATAA
- a CDS encoding iron-containing alcohol dehydrogenase, with amino-acid sequence MINFEFSMSTQIIFGRGAQLKVGQLVNPYGKKVLLHYGSDRIEKNGVLEQLISILKGQGIKYRKFGGVKSNPDVELAQQGAKICKEEKIDMILAIGGGSVIDSAKAIAVGSCTEQLIWDIYKNSLKVQEALPIGAVVTIPASASESNAMSVLSNYGTHEKKAFYCRKTLPKFAVLNPEYTVSLSAYNTAVTAIDIFSHAFERYFDLRRDSFLWDSMCESVMKAVIQIAPEIMKKPQDYELRSEMMWAASVAHNNMLGPGGDFASHGLAHVLTAEYGLPHGAALAVIMPAWCRYIIGRHEKKFQTFGRNVWNVDSGEKAIQAFIQFIQKLGLASDFKLAGIKNADINRLASLACEGDALTLGGGIEEIDKRAAAEIYKIANETVA; translated from the coding sequence ATGATAAACTTTGAATTCAGTATGAGTACACAAATTATTTTTGGAAGAGGAGCTCAGCTGAAAGTAGGGCAATTAGTGAATCCATATGGGAAAAAAGTTTTATTGCACTATGGAAGTGATCGAATAGAAAAAAATGGCGTTTTGGAACAATTAATCTCCATTTTAAAAGGTCAGGGGATTAAGTATCGGAAATTTGGCGGTGTTAAATCAAATCCCGATGTGGAACTGGCTCAACAAGGAGCAAAAATCTGTAAAGAGGAAAAAATTGATATGATCCTGGCTATTGGCGGAGGAAGCGTAATCGATTCGGCAAAAGCCATCGCCGTAGGGTCTTGTACAGAGCAATTGATATGGGATATTTATAAAAATTCTCTTAAGGTTCAAGAGGCATTGCCCATAGGGGCAGTAGTGACAATACCGGCTTCTGCCAGTGAATCTAACGCCATGTCGGTTTTATCCAATTACGGTACCCACGAAAAGAAAGCCTTTTACTGTAGAAAAACGTTACCTAAATTTGCTGTATTAAATCCCGAATATACGGTGAGTCTGTCAGCGTATAACACCGCAGTCACAGCAATTGATATTTTTTCCCATGCTTTTGAGCGGTACTTTGATTTAAGAAGAGACAGCTTTCTTTGGGACTCCATGTGTGAATCTGTTATGAAAGCGGTAATTCAGATTGCACCTGAAATCATGAAAAAGCCTCAAGACTACGAACTTAGAAGTGAAATGATGTGGGCCGCCAGTGTAGCTCATAATAATATGCTTGGACCGGGAGGAGATTTCGCATCTCACGGACTGGCTCATGTTCTGACTGCCGAATATGGGCTCCCGCACGGAGCCGCTCTGGCTGTTATAATGCCTGCGTGGTGCAGATATATCATAGGCAGACATGAGAAAAAGTTTCAGACCTTCGGAAGGAATGTATGGAATGTAGACAGCGGAGAGAAAGCGATACAAGCTTTTATACAGTTTATACAGAAATTGGGGCTGGCATCTGATTTTAAACTGGCAGGGATTAAAAATGCAGATATCAATAGACTGGCTTCATTGGCCTGTGAAGGAGATGCTTTGACGCTGGGAGGCGGAATCGAAGAAATAGATAAAAGGGCAGCCGCAGAAATTTATAAAATAGCGAATGAAACTGTTGCATAA
- a CDS encoding thiolase family protein has protein sequence MHDVVIVAGCRTPIGTIGGQFKDITSLDLSIPVMQNLVKRAGIDPAIIEDVIWGCNYQRTYLENNLARVALVKAGLPTSVPGVTIHRNCTSSMSSIQMGYYQIKAGEADCIMAGGADSMSAAPHMVFGARFGKKFGHMELRDSMWDSLTNLGVGPAMGITAENVAERYGITREMQDEYALLSQKRAVQAIDSGKFKEEIIPVAVKNRKGETVYDTDEYPKRDASIEGLKKLKTTFKENGTVTAGNASGMNDAASGVILMSEEKAKELGIPVIAKVLAVATTGVDPEVMGIGPISSSEKALSRAGLKIGDIDLFEINEAFAAQCLACEKELGIDREKLNVNGGGISLGHPVGATGSRLVVTLMNELKKRDKKYGLATLCAGGGMGTAVIIEMK, from the coding sequence ATGCACGATGTAGTAATTGTAGCGGGGTGCAGAACACCCATTGGAACCATAGGAGGACAATTTAAAGATATAACATCTCTGGATCTCTCTATTCCAGTGATGCAGAATCTGGTGAAAAGAGCAGGCATAGATCCCGCTATTATTGAAGATGTCATCTGGGGATGTAATTATCAGAGGACCTATCTTGAAAACAATCTGGCAAGGGTAGCTTTGGTAAAGGCAGGATTGCCAACCTCAGTCCCCGGTGTCACCATACATAGAAACTGTACCTCTTCCATGTCATCTATACAGATGGGGTATTATCAGATAAAAGCAGGGGAGGCAGACTGTATCATGGCGGGAGGCGCAGACAGCATGAGTGCAGCGCCTCATATGGTGTTCGGCGCAAGATTTGGTAAAAAATTCGGGCATATGGAGCTGAGAGATTCCATGTGGGATTCTTTAACGAATTTAGGTGTGGGTCCTGCCATGGGAATAACCGCAGAGAACGTAGCAGAAAGATATGGAATTACAAGAGAAATGCAGGATGAGTATGCACTGTTATCACAAAAAAGAGCGGTACAAGCCATAGACAGCGGAAAGTTCAAAGAGGAGATCATCCCTGTAGCAGTAAAAAACAGAAAAGGCGAGACGGTGTATGATACGGATGAATATCCTAAGAGAGATGCCAGTATAGAGGGATTAAAGAAATTGAAGACTACTTTTAAAGAGAATGGAACGGTTACAGCTGGCAATGCTTCAGGGATGAACGATGCAGCGTCAGGTGTAATTCTGATGAGCGAAGAAAAGGCGAAAGAACTTGGAATTCCTGTTATAGCAAAGGTTTTAGCTGTGGCAACAACAGGTGTAGACCCGGAAGTAATGGGAATTGGCCCAATCAGTTCTTCAGAGAAAGCCTTAAGCAGAGCAGGTCTGAAAATTGGGGATATAGATTTGTTTGAAATAAATGAGGCCTTTGCCGCTCAGTGTCTGGCCTGTGAAAAGGAACTTGGAATAGATCGGGAAAAATTAAATGTAAACGGCGGCGGAATCTCTTTGGGACATCCGGTAGGTGCGACAGGGTCCCGACTAGTGGTCACTCTTATGAATGAACTTAAAAAAAGAGATAAGAAATATGGTCTGGCGACTCTTTGCGCAGGGGGAGGTATGGGAACAGCAGTTATAATCGAAATGAAGTAA
- a CDS encoding BKACE family enzyme has protein sequence MLETRRSNHKNKVILTVALTGAIPTKKDHANLPTQPEEIAKAAIECYEAGASVVHIHVRDDDDKSSMCFEKFKETVELIRAAKCPILLNLTTSGAQNQTYEDRIKPFRELKPDLASFDAGTMNWLNSDVFMNEPKFLEVLGTEMQKVNVKPEIEVFDMGMLNNALYYIKKGIIKEPAHFQLCLGAPGGMQATAESLLYLVNHLPEDCTWSTFGIGKGAMEITMAALALGGNIRVGLEDNVYYHYGQLAKSNVDFVERVKRLAHEMNKTIATPEEAKEILKIK, from the coding sequence ATGTTAGAAACCAGAAGATCAAATCATAAAAATAAAGTCATTTTAACCGTTGCATTGACAGGAGCAATTCCTACCAAAAAGGATCATGCCAATTTGCCTACACAGCCTGAGGAAATAGCCAAGGCTGCAATTGAATGTTACGAAGCAGGGGCAAGCGTGGTGCATATACACGTAAGAGACGATGATGATAAATCCAGCATGTGCTTTGAAAAATTTAAAGAAACAGTTGAATTGATAAGAGCTGCAAAATGCCCGATCCTTCTCAATTTAACGACTTCAGGTGCGCAGAATCAGACGTATGAAGACAGAATTAAACCGTTCAGAGAATTGAAACCAGATCTTGCTTCTTTTGATGCAGGAACCATGAATTGGCTTAACAGTGATGTTTTCATGAATGAGCCTAAGTTTTTGGAAGTTCTGGGAACTGAAATGCAGAAAGTAAACGTAAAACCTGAAATAGAGGTCTTTGATATGGGAATGTTGAACAATGCCCTTTATTACATAAAAAAAGGAATCATAAAAGAACCGGCTCACTTTCAATTATGCCTGGGAGCACCGGGAGGAATGCAGGCCACCGCAGAAAGCCTGCTGTATCTGGTAAACCACCTGCCTGAAGACTGTACCTGGAGTACCTTTGGAATCGGAAAAGGCGCAATGGAAATCACTATGGCAGCTTTGGCTCTGGGCGGGAATATCCGGGTAGGGTTAGAAGACAACGTGTATTATCATTATGGCCAGCTGGCAAAATCCAATGTAGATTTTGTAGAGCGAGTTAAGCGTCTGGCTCATGAAATGAATAAAACAATAGCCACTCCGGAAGAAGCAAAAGAAATCTTAAAAATAAAGTAA
- a CDS encoding MFS transporter yields MSVENKNQLASENTSLNFSKGWGIIIYCMIMFFFLIGFSIDGLNIVAPAFAKKSGIEYADVLGLSTYAGLIGLFAYVIVGKINDSIGSRITSGICMIGAGASYIFWGHAENILQYGIGLTLVTSFINGAAYIAGGSLVTQWFPKKKGLVNGITTMGHNMGSAFYVPLISFLIGVYGMAKGMTCTGVIAIIVGILGILFVRNLPQERGLYPDNVTKEVYEKEYFQSSDEEECSTWTIVKLLKTKELWLVAIVIGVNQLVTTGVMSQMVVRNIGLGFAPAKAVGLMTVCACVGVCGSYLFGWIDQKLGVKKAVLLFLVWYCIALFINITDTTIGVYISVAMIGVAIGASANFMISLPASVFGRHGFSKVYAVYFPIMNAILMSNYVINAQAIRVTGSLRGAYMVFIGLLIVNIILISLIDTRKYNKDYMKEDEILNK; encoded by the coding sequence ATGTCTGTTGAAAATAAGAATCAATTGGCGAGTGAAAATACAAGTTTAAACTTTTCTAAGGGATGGGGAATTATCATATACTGTATGATTATGTTTTTTTTCCTTATAGGTTTTTCAATTGACGGTTTAAATATAGTAGCACCTGCTTTTGCCAAAAAAAGTGGAATTGAGTATGCTGATGTACTGGGTTTATCGACATATGCAGGACTTATTGGGCTTTTTGCTTATGTCATAGTTGGAAAGATTAATGATTCTATAGGGTCAAGGATTACGTCTGGTATTTGTATGATTGGTGCAGGCGCATCATATATTTTTTGGGGACACGCTGAAAATATATTGCAGTATGGTATAGGACTGACTTTAGTTACTAGCTTTATAAATGGCGCAGCTTACATTGCTGGAGGCTCATTGGTTACACAGTGGTTTCCTAAGAAAAAGGGGCTGGTAAATGGAATCACTACTATGGGACATAATATGGGATCTGCTTTTTATGTTCCTCTTATCAGCTTTTTAATCGGTGTATATGGCATGGCAAAAGGAATGACATGTACTGGTGTAATCGCAATAATAGTAGGTATATTAGGCATTTTATTTGTTCGTAACTTGCCTCAAGAACGAGGTTTATATCCAGATAATGTGACAAAAGAAGTTTATGAAAAAGAATATTTTCAAAGCAGTGATGAAGAAGAATGCAGCACTTGGACAATAGTAAAATTATTAAAAACAAAAGAGCTTTGGTTAGTAGCAATTGTAATTGGTGTTAATCAGCTTGTAACTACTGGCGTAATGAGCCAAATGGTTGTAAGAAATATTGGATTGGGCTTTGCACCTGCAAAAGCCGTAGGATTAATGACTGTCTGCGCATGCGTTGGAGTATGCGGAAGTTATTTATTTGGATGGATCGACCAAAAGCTTGGAGTTAAAAAAGCTGTATTACTTTTTCTTGTATGGTATTGTATTGCTCTTTTCATCAATATTACAGATACAACAATAGGAGTATATATATCAGTTGCTATGATTGGAGTGGCTATAGGAGCTTCTGCTAACTTTATGATTTCCCTGCCCGCATCTGTTTTCGGTCGGCATGGTTTTTCAAAAGTATACGCAGTATATTTCCCTATCATGAATGCAATTCTTATGAGTAATTATGTTATAAATGCGCAAGCCATCAGAGTAACCGGGAGTTTAAGAGGTGCCTATATGGTATTTATCGGTTTATTAATTGTAAATATTATTCTGATCAGTCTTATTGATACAAGAAAATACAATAAGGATTATATGAAAGAAGACGAAATATTAAACAAATAA
- a CDS encoding DUF362 domain-containing protein — protein MAKSIVAIAKDPSIDVMVDQVLKELGGAEKLIKKNSTVIIKPNAGHLGAPGTSINTNHELLRSVIKAVKKAGAKRVVVGEAAAIGCDTMACFESAGHAQVARDEGVELYDIKSDKDLVKVQIRDAHSDITYVMLPKLLLEAEHIINLPVFKSHASMVFSCALKNIKGVVQDKVHYEMHKTNLAMAMMDIWSVVRADLTIADLIYPAEGFGPHSAVPLDFGCVVASKDPVALDATACRMVGLDIGLVDYFEAARQRGLGTSDEKNIIVKGKTIKEVYKKMWLPYLEKFDTWPEYNIMHENSCSSCQSLVAFTMEKLKALGEYDKNKDAVIVLGAKKSIPEDIPPESLILCGNCTAKYRGRGVAVHGCPPSEPHIAWAIIDRKDQTEIGPGFRERMAAEEPIWNAYIDKIVAEKRVAEEANREKDTK, from the coding sequence ATGGCAAAATCAATAGTAGCAATAGCAAAGGATCCAAGCATAGACGTAATGGTAGACCAGGTATTGAAAGAACTTGGCGGGGCAGAAAAACTTATTAAAAAAAACTCAACGGTAATCATCAAACCAAATGCAGGACATTTAGGTGCACCGGGAACCAGTATCAATACGAATCATGAACTGCTGAGATCTGTCATTAAAGCCGTGAAAAAAGCAGGTGCCAAAAGAGTTGTCGTAGGTGAAGCAGCCGCTATCGGATGTGATACAATGGCATGCTTTGAGTCTGCAGGCCATGCGCAGGTTGCAAGAGATGAAGGGGTAGAGCTTTACGACATCAAGTCAGACAAAGACTTAGTAAAAGTACAGATTCGGGATGCTCATTCTGACATTACCTATGTAATGCTGCCTAAACTTCTGCTGGAAGCAGAACACATCATTAATTTACCGGTGTTCAAGTCACATGCCAGTATGGTATTCAGCTGTGCTTTAAAAAACATTAAGGGAGTAGTCCAAGATAAAGTGCACTATGAAATGCATAAAACGAATCTTGCCATGGCCATGATGGATATCTGGTCTGTGGTAAGGGCAGATTTGACAATTGCAGACTTGATTTATCCCGCAGAGGGCTTTGGACCTCATTCAGCAGTACCTCTTGACTTTGGCTGTGTAGTGGCCAGTAAAGATCCGGTTGCACTAGATGCAACAGCCTGCCGAATGGTCGGACTTGACATTGGGTTGGTAGATTATTTTGAAGCCGCCAGACAAAGAGGGCTTGGAACAAGTGATGAAAAAAATATAATTGTAAAGGGAAAAACGATTAAAGAAGTATATAAGAAAATGTGGCTTCCATATCTTGAAAAGTTTGATACTTGGCCAGAATATAACATTATGCATGAAAATTCATGTTCAAGCTGTCAGTCCTTGGTTGCTTTCACTATGGAAAAATTGAAAGCCCTGGGTGAATATGATAAAAATAAAGATGCAGTTATCGTACTGGGAGCTAAAAAGTCTATTCCTGAAGACATACCTCCTGAGAGTTTAATCCTGTGTGGTAATTGTACGGCAAAATACAGGGGAAGAGGTGTAGCTGTTCACGGCTGTCCGCCGTCAGAGCCTCATATCGCCTGGGCCATCATAGACAGAAAAGATCAGACTGAGATCGGACCTGGTTTCCGAGAAAGAATGGCGGCAGAAGAACCAATTTGGAATGCATACATCGATAAGATCGTGGCAGAGAAGAGAGTTGCAGAAGAAGCCAATAGAGAAAAGGACACAAAATAG
- a CDS encoding 4-hydroxyphenylacetate 3-hydroxylase family protein, translated as MLMTGAQYIESLRKLNTRVYMFGEKIENWVDHPIIRPSINCVAMTYDLAQDPQYADLMTTKSSLTGKTINRFAHLHQSTDDLKKKVKMQRLCGQKTASCFQRCVGMDAFNAVFSTTYEIDQKYGTEYHKNFIEYLKYIQEKDLIVDGAMTDPKGNRGASPAGQKDADLFLRIVERREDGIVVRGAKTHQTGSINSHEHLIMPTIAMTEADKDYAVSFACPSDAEGLYMIYGRQSCDTRKLEEGADIDLGNKEYGGQEALVVFDNVFIPKDRIFLCGEYDFAGMMVERFAGYHRQSYGGCKVGVGDVVIGAAALAADYNGAQKASHIKDKLIEMTHLNETLYCCGIACSSEGYPTAAGNYQIDLLLANVCKQNITRFPYEIVRLAEDIAGGLMVTMPSEKDFKSETVVGKNGETIGDICNKYFAGSPEYTTEERMRILRFLENICLGSAAVGYRTESMHGAGSPQAQRIMISRQGNINAKKELAKTIAGIK; from the coding sequence ATGTTAATGACAGGAGCTCAGTATATTGAGAGTTTAAGAAAATTAAATACAAGAGTCTATATGTTCGGTGAGAAGATAGAAAATTGGGTGGATCACCCCATAATCCGGCCTTCCATCAACTGTGTGGCGATGACCTATGATCTGGCTCAGGACCCTCAGTATGCAGATTTAATGACAACAAAATCAAGTCTGACCGGGAAGACCATCAACCGGTTCGCTCACCTGCATCAGAGCACGGATGATCTGAAGAAAAAAGTAAAGATGCAGAGGCTGTGCGGCCAGAAAACAGCTTCCTGCTTCCAGAGATGTGTGGGAATGGATGCATTTAATGCGGTATTCTCAACTACATACGAGATCGATCAGAAGTATGGAACTGAGTATCACAAAAACTTTATAGAGTATCTGAAATACATCCAGGAGAAGGACCTGATCGTAGACGGAGCCATGACAGATCCCAAGGGAAACAGAGGAGCGTCTCCAGCCGGGCAGAAAGATGCCGATCTTTTCTTACGGATCGTTGAAAGAAGGGAAGACGGGATCGTTGTAAGAGGAGCCAAGACCCACCAGACCGGGTCCATTAATTCTCATGAGCATTTGATCATGCCGACCATCGCCATGACAGAAGCAGATAAGGACTATGCCGTATCCTTCGCATGTCCGTCCGATGCAGAAGGCCTGTATATGATCTACGGCAGACAGTCCTGTGATACCAGAAAGCTGGAAGAAGGGGCAGATATAGACCTTGGGAACAAGGAATACGGCGGACAGGAAGCGTTAGTGGTCTTTGATAATGTGTTCATTCCCAAAGACCGGATCTTCTTATGCGGCGAATATGATTTTGCAGGCATGATGGTAGAGCGATTCGCAGGATATCACAGGCAATCCTACGGCGGATGTAAGGTAGGAGTAGGAGATGTGGTGATCGGGGCGGCCGCACTGGCAGCAGACTATAATGGAGCCCAGAAGGCGTCCCATATAAAGGATAAGCTAATAGAGATGACCCATTTGAATGAGACCCTGTATTGCTGCGGAATCGCCTGTTCCTCAGAAGGATATCCGACGGCAGCAGGAAACTATCAGATCGATCTGCTCTTAGCCAATGTATGCAAGCAGAACATCACCAGATTTCCATATGAGATCGTAAGGCTGGCAGAAGATATTGCAGGGGGGCTGATGGTGACCATGCCGTCGGAGAAGGACTTTAAGTCGGAGACTGTAGTAGGAAAGAATGGAGAGACCATAGGAGATATCTGTAATAAGTATTTTGCCGGATCGCCGGAATATACCACGGAAGAGAGAATGAGGATCTTGAGATTCCTAGAGAACATCTGTCTGGGATCAGCCGCAGTAGGCTACCGGACAGAATCCATGCATGGAGCGGGATCACCGCAGGCGCAGAGGATCATGATCTCCCGTCAGGGTAATATCAATGCTAAAAAAGAGCTGGCTAAAACTATTGCAGGAATTAAATAA